A genomic window from Quercus lobata isolate SW786 chromosome 10, ValleyOak3.0 Primary Assembly, whole genome shotgun sequence includes:
- the LOC115964804 gene encoding adenine nucleotide transporter BT1, chloroplastic/mitochondrial-like → MSNFFHISKFYRYVNALQGGYVVVNEKLPNYVVPDLTNFKVLIFVNFKDYLYIFDCSAGAISSTATFPLEVARKLMQAAGAINGRQYQSMLHALVSIFENEGLPGLYRGLGPSCVKLVPAAGISFMCYEACKRILVEKEEDD, encoded by the exons ATGTCAAATTTCTTTCACATTTCCAAATTCTATAGATATGTAAATGCATTACAAG GTGGATATGTTGTGGTGAATGAAAAGCTGCCTAATTATGTAGTCCCAGATTTGACTAACTTCAAGGTACTCATTTTTGTAAACTTTAAAGactatttgtatatatttgacTGTT CAGCTGGTGCAATCTCCAGTACTGCAACTTTCCCACTTGAGGTGGCTCGCAAGCTTATGCAGGCTGCTGGAGCTATCAATGGGAGACAGTATCAAAGTATGCTTCATGCTCTCGTGAGCATATTTGAAAATGAAGGGCTTCCAGGTCTGTATAGAGGGTTGGGACCAAGTTGTGTGAAATTGGTCCCTGCTGCTGGGATATCTTTCATGTGCTATGAGGCATGCAAGAGGATATTggttgagaaagaagaagatgattaA
- the LOC115965274 gene encoding transcription factor IBH1, producing the protein MTPKGVTLNTNSHKIKFARRFIRTLLKMRKNAPSSSSIEEIRKRSQRIKIAAYSSMAHAVGSRRAWSRAILFKLRNRARHHGMMRRRSMKKRVIKNDPPGDQSQTNKLRQLVPGGKAMDMCSLLEETAHYISCLSTQVKVMQTIADHLSK; encoded by the coding sequence ATGACTCCAAAGGGTGTAACCCTAAACACCAATTCTCACAAAATCAAGTTTGCTCGGAGGTTCATCCGTACACTCTTGAAGATGAGAAAGAATGCACCCAGTTCATCATCCATTGAAGAAATCCGCAAGCGCAGTCAGAGAATAAAGATCGCGGCGTATTCATCCATGGCTCATGCAGTTGGATCAAGGAGGGCTTGGAGTCGAGCCATTCTTTTCAAGCTTCGAAACCGGGCAAGGCATCACGGTATGATGAGAAGAAGATCCATGAAGAAAAGGGTCATCAAGAATGATCCACCAGGAGATCAAAGCCAAACCAACAAGCTTAGACAACTTGTGCCAGGTGGGAAAGCCATGGATATGTGCAGCTTGTTGGAGGAGACAGCTCACTATATAAGTTGCCTTTCAACTCAGGTTAAGGTCATGCAGACAATAGCAGATCACCTTTCTAAATGA
- the LOC115962478 gene encoding pectinesterase — translation MPIFSSHAQPIGNNKCIALLSLLLSMKILLFLGLASSLPTPSPSHFSKFSDADIFSACKRTPHKAACESMLSSTLLSALPETPEELFDHSVKFSMDRAYLARALVYNLTLNYEKSRSNNTTSAMNDCLELLDDTLDQLTNVVNNNNKKQTQTTTDDIQTWLSAACTNQETCLESLENDKIVVEKGVMDSTIQNLSQLVSNTLTLYMSSKTSIIRGGNRRLLYDDFPSWVSVSERKLLHTSMGEIEVSAVVAKDGSGTHKTIGEALEASMEGGGRTVIHVQAGTYHEYIKIPTKQKNVMLVGDGKGKTVIVGDRSHGGGWTTFLSATVAAMGDGFIARDITFVNSAGPAKQQAVALRVGSDKSVIFRCSILGYQDSLYAHSKRQFYRENDIYGTVDFIFGNSAVVLQNCNIYVRKPLSGQNNFITAQGRSSPDQNTGISIHNCKIQAASDFAGEKSKFATYLGRPWKQYSRTVIMQSFLDDLIHPSGWSPWSGSFALKSLYYGEYKNSGPGSATSSRVKWSGYHASLTSTEAQTFTVAGFIAGHLWLPSTGVSFDSGLLG, via the exons ATGCCAATATTCTCCTCCCATGCACAACCCATAGGTAATAATAAATGCATAGCCTTACTATCTTTGCTCTTAAGCATGAAAATTCTACTGTTTTTGGGTTTAGCAAGTTCTCTTCCAACACCTTCACCATCCCATTTCTCCAAATTCTCAGACGCAGACATTTTTTCAGCTTGCAAGCGCACACCCCACAAAGCAGCTTGTGAATCCATGCTATCATCAACACTACTGAGTGCACTTCCTGAGACCCCAGAAGAGCTCTTTGACCATTCGGTCAAGTTTAGCATGGACCGAGCTTACTTAGCTCGAGCCCTTGTCTATAACCTTACCCTTAATTATGAAAAATCTCGTAGCAACAACACAACCAGTGCAATGAATGACTGCCTCGAGTTGCTTGATGACACTCTAGACCAACTCACCAATGttgtcaacaacaacaacaagaagcaAACACAAACCACCACTGATGACATCCAAAC ATGGCTTAGTGCTGCTTGTACCAATCAAGAAACTTGTCTCGAGAGCcttgaaaatgataaaattgtgGTAGAGAAAGGTGTAATGGATTCTACAATCCAAAATTTGAGCCAACTCGTTAGCAACACACTAACACTCTACATGTCTAGTAAAACTTCAATTATACGTGGTGGGAATCGAAGATTGTTGTATGATGATTTTCCATCTTGGGTGTCGGTATCAGAAAGAAAGCTTTTACATACTTCTATGGGGGAGATAGAAGTTAGTGCTGTGGTGGCCAAGGATGGAAGTGGGACACACAAGACTATAGGTGAGGCACTTGAGGCTTCCATGGAAGGTGGGGGTAGGACTGTCATTCATGTACAAGCTGGTACTTATCATGAATACATTAAGATTCCAACCAAGCAAAAGAACGTCATGTTAGTTGGGGATGGAAAAGGCAAAACAGTAATTGTTGGTGATAGGAGCCATGGAGGAGGCTGGACAACTTTCCTATCTGCCACTGTTG CCGCCATGGGAGATGGATTTATAGCTCGAGACATTACATTTGTGAACAGTGCGGGTCCAGCCAAGCAACAAGCTGTTGCACTACGTGTAGGATCAGATAAGTCAGTAATCTTCAGATGTTCCATTTTGGGCTACCAAGACAGTCTCTACGCTCACTCTAAACGCCAATTCTATAGAGAAAACGATATCTATGGCACAGTAGATTTCATATTTGGAAACTCTGCCGTGGTTCTGCAAAACTGTAACATATATGTGAGGAAACCTTTGTCCGGACAGAACAATTTCATTACAGCACAAGGTCGGTCCAGCCCAGATCAAAACACTGGCATTTCTATCCACAATTGTAAGATACAAGCTGCATCAGACTTTGCTGGTGAGAAATCTAAGTTCGCTACATATCTTGGAAGACCATGGAAGCAATATTCTAGGACAGTAATCATGCAGTCTTTTCTGGATGACTTAATACACCCATCAGGATGGTCTCCTTGGTCTGGAAGCTTTGCACTAAAATCACTTTATTATGGCGAATATAAGAACTCAGGGCCTGGTTCTGCCACTTCTAGTAGGGTCAAGTGGTCTGGTTACCATGCTTCACTCACTTCCACTGAAGCTCAAACTTTCACTGTAGCTGGTTTTATTGCTGGACATCTTTGGTTGCCCTCCACTGGGGTATCTTTTGATTCTGGACTTCTTGGATGA